In Tachysurus fulvidraco isolate hzauxx_2018 chromosome 1, HZAU_PFXX_2.0, whole genome shotgun sequence, a single window of DNA contains:
- the otulinb gene encoding OTU deubiquitinase with linear linkage specificity b isoform X1 — protein MVFMLVQLVNVSERCCVLCNMRPTESCVKDGRQNKTSAGTLTQCRKASESCSKSKKYKKGRSSVKKPSQTVPAAASEKDPSKDEKNREMPSSIKAAPENEVKWSKEVSHLCQRYPEEMSATDIDNSEEDLYRAEEEIEQERQKKHTERQLSKAVSVPNSEDQISVSAPESLLSYSQREWKGKTNKSHLIRKGYEAVAQRFESLCRVRGDNYCALRATLFQLFSQSNKLSNWLHDSENVQLQCVQDLVEEWMFPFESRAKGGAVEQLEQCLTLLKVRWQEAVQCKSSAERERVCQQLFVGGREEYELLEALKFLMLKTVIQLHSDMQKGSRVPEFCWLLFARDTSKCPRSFLTNHLRHVGFSGGLEQVEMFLLGYSLQHTLQAFRLYKTDTEEFITYYPDDHETEWPCLSLVTEDDRHYNVPVPKQSKLELTKHDKAVMPKWNKPSCGTGKTTLL, from the exons ATGGTATTTATGCTTGTGCAGCTTGTCAATGTGTCGGAGagatgctgtgtgttgtgcaaCATGCGTCCCACTGAGTCATGTGTAAAAGATGGGCGACAAAACAAAACCAGTGCTGGGACGTTAACACAGTGTCGCAAAGCTTCTGAATCCTGCAGCAAGAGCAAGAAATACAAGAAAGGACG ATCGTCTGTCAAGAAGCCCAGTCAAACTGTTCCGGCTGCTGCCAGTGAAAAGGATCCATCTAAAGatgaaaaaaacagagagatgcCTTCAAGTATAAAAGCAGCTCCTGAGAACGAAGTCAAGTGGTCAAAAGAAGTTAGTCATCTGTGTCAGCGCTATCCAGAGGAGATGTCAGCCACAGACATAGATAACAG TGAGGAGGATCTGTACAGGGCAGAAGAGGAAATAGAACAGGAAAGACAGAAGAAGCATACGGAAAGACAGCTGTCAAAAGCAG ttTCCGTGCCTAATTCTGAGGACCAGATCAGTGTGTCAGCTCCGGAAAGTCTGCTCTCCTACAGTCAGAGAGAGTGGAaaggaaaaaccaacaaaaGTCACCTTATCAGAAAG GGATATGAAGCAGTAGCCCAAAGGTTTGAGAGCCTGTGCAGAGTACGAGGTGATAACTACTGCGCTCTGAGAGCGACCCTCTTTCAGCTCTTCAGTCAATCGAACAAACTCAGTAACTGGCTGCATGATTCTGAAAATGTTCAG ctgcagtgtgtgcaaGATTTGGTGGAAGAATGGATGTTTCCTTTTGAGAGCAGAGCTAAAGGAGGAGCAGTGGAACAGTTGGAACAATGTCTGACTCTCCTGAAAGTTAGG TGGCAGGAGGCAGTACAGTGTAAGAGTTCTGCAGAGCGGGAACGTGTTTGCCAGCAACTGTTTGTGGGGGGCCGTGAAGAATATGAGCTGCTGGAGGCCCTGAAGTTTTTGATGCTGAAGACAGTCATTCAGCTACACTCTGACATGCAAAAGGGCTCCAGGGTACCTGAGTTCTGCTGGCTACTTTTTGCCCGTGACACTTCCAAATGTCCCAGGAGCTTCCTCACTAATCATCTCAGACATGTGGGCTTCAGTGGAGGTCTGGAACAG GTGGAGATGTTTCTGCTCGGCTACTCCCTACAGCATACGCTTCAGGCCTTTCGGCTCTACAAGACAGACACCGAGGAGTTCATTACCTACTATCCAGATGACCACGAGACAGAGTGGCCTTGCCTCAGCCTGGTCACAGAAGACGATCGACACTATAATGTGCCTGTGCCTAAACAGTCCAAACTAGAATTGACAAAACATGACAAGGCAGTGATGCCCAAATGGAACAAGCCTTCATGTGGAACAGGAAAAACTACACTTCTGTAG
- the otulinb gene encoding OTU deubiquitinase with linear linkage specificity b isoform X2 yields the protein MVFMLVQLVNVSERCCVLCNMRPTESCVKDGRQNKTSAGTLTQCRKASESCSKSKKYKKGRSSVKKPSQTVPAAASEKDPSKDEKNREMPSSIKAAPENEVKWSKEVSHLCQRYPEEMSATDIDNSEEDLYRAEEEIEQERQKKHTERQLSKAVSVPNSEDQISVSAPESLLSYSQREWKGKTNKSHLIRKGYEAVAQRFESLCRVRGDNYCALRATLFQLFSQSNKLSNWLHDSENVQLQCVQDLVEEWMFPFESRAKGGAVEQLEQCLTLLKWQEAVQCKSSAERERVCQQLFVGGREEYELLEALKFLMLKTVIQLHSDMQKGSRVPEFCWLLFARDTSKCPRSFLTNHLRHVGFSGGLEQVEMFLLGYSLQHTLQAFRLYKTDTEEFITYYPDDHETEWPCLSLVTEDDRHYNVPVPKQSKLELTKHDKAVMPKWNKPSCGTGKTTLL from the exons ATGGTATTTATGCTTGTGCAGCTTGTCAATGTGTCGGAGagatgctgtgtgttgtgcaaCATGCGTCCCACTGAGTCATGTGTAAAAGATGGGCGACAAAACAAAACCAGTGCTGGGACGTTAACACAGTGTCGCAAAGCTTCTGAATCCTGCAGCAAGAGCAAGAAATACAAGAAAGGACG ATCGTCTGTCAAGAAGCCCAGTCAAACTGTTCCGGCTGCTGCCAGTGAAAAGGATCCATCTAAAGatgaaaaaaacagagagatgcCTTCAAGTATAAAAGCAGCTCCTGAGAACGAAGTCAAGTGGTCAAAAGAAGTTAGTCATCTGTGTCAGCGCTATCCAGAGGAGATGTCAGCCACAGACATAGATAACAG TGAGGAGGATCTGTACAGGGCAGAAGAGGAAATAGAACAGGAAAGACAGAAGAAGCATACGGAAAGACAGCTGTCAAAAGCAG ttTCCGTGCCTAATTCTGAGGACCAGATCAGTGTGTCAGCTCCGGAAAGTCTGCTCTCCTACAGTCAGAGAGAGTGGAaaggaaaaaccaacaaaaGTCACCTTATCAGAAAG GGATATGAAGCAGTAGCCCAAAGGTTTGAGAGCCTGTGCAGAGTACGAGGTGATAACTACTGCGCTCTGAGAGCGACCCTCTTTCAGCTCTTCAGTCAATCGAACAAACTCAGTAACTGGCTGCATGATTCTGAAAATGTTCAG ctgcagtgtgtgcaaGATTTGGTGGAAGAATGGATGTTTCCTTTTGAGAGCAGAGCTAAAGGAGGAGCAGTGGAACAGTTGGAACAATGTCTGACTCTCCTGAAA TGGCAGGAGGCAGTACAGTGTAAGAGTTCTGCAGAGCGGGAACGTGTTTGCCAGCAACTGTTTGTGGGGGGCCGTGAAGAATATGAGCTGCTGGAGGCCCTGAAGTTTTTGATGCTGAAGACAGTCATTCAGCTACACTCTGACATGCAAAAGGGCTCCAGGGTACCTGAGTTCTGCTGGCTACTTTTTGCCCGTGACACTTCCAAATGTCCCAGGAGCTTCCTCACTAATCATCTCAGACATGTGGGCTTCAGTGGAGGTCTGGAACAG GTGGAGATGTTTCTGCTCGGCTACTCCCTACAGCATACGCTTCAGGCCTTTCGGCTCTACAAGACAGACACCGAGGAGTTCATTACCTACTATCCAGATGACCACGAGACAGAGTGGCCTTGCCTCAGCCTGGTCACAGAAGACGATCGACACTATAATGTGCCTGTGCCTAAACAGTCCAAACTAGAATTGACAAAACATGACAAGGCAGTGATGCCCAAATGGAACAAGCCTTCATGTGGAACAGGAAAAACTACACTTCTGTAG
- the otulinb gene encoding OTU deubiquitinase with linear linkage specificity b isoform X3, producing MRPTESCVKDGRQNKTSAGTLTQCRKASESCSKSKKYKKGRSSVKKPSQTVPAAASEKDPSKDEKNREMPSSIKAAPENEVKWSKEVSHLCQRYPEEMSATDIDNSEEDLYRAEEEIEQERQKKHTERQLSKAVSVPNSEDQISVSAPESLLSYSQREWKGKTNKSHLIRKGYEAVAQRFESLCRVRGDNYCALRATLFQLFSQSNKLSNWLHDSENVQLQCVQDLVEEWMFPFESRAKGGAVEQLEQCLTLLKVRWQEAVQCKSSAERERVCQQLFVGGREEYELLEALKFLMLKTVIQLHSDMQKGSRVPEFCWLLFARDTSKCPRSFLTNHLRHVGFSGGLEQVEMFLLGYSLQHTLQAFRLYKTDTEEFITYYPDDHETEWPCLSLVTEDDRHYNVPVPKQSKLELTKHDKAVMPKWNKPSCGTGKTTLL from the exons ATGCGTCCCACTGAGTCATGTGTAAAAGATGGGCGACAAAACAAAACCAGTGCTGGGACGTTAACACAGTGTCGCAAAGCTTCTGAATCCTGCAGCAAGAGCAAGAAATACAAGAAAGGACG ATCGTCTGTCAAGAAGCCCAGTCAAACTGTTCCGGCTGCTGCCAGTGAAAAGGATCCATCTAAAGatgaaaaaaacagagagatgcCTTCAAGTATAAAAGCAGCTCCTGAGAACGAAGTCAAGTGGTCAAAAGAAGTTAGTCATCTGTGTCAGCGCTATCCAGAGGAGATGTCAGCCACAGACATAGATAACAG TGAGGAGGATCTGTACAGGGCAGAAGAGGAAATAGAACAGGAAAGACAGAAGAAGCATACGGAAAGACAGCTGTCAAAAGCAG ttTCCGTGCCTAATTCTGAGGACCAGATCAGTGTGTCAGCTCCGGAAAGTCTGCTCTCCTACAGTCAGAGAGAGTGGAaaggaaaaaccaacaaaaGTCACCTTATCAGAAAG GGATATGAAGCAGTAGCCCAAAGGTTTGAGAGCCTGTGCAGAGTACGAGGTGATAACTACTGCGCTCTGAGAGCGACCCTCTTTCAGCTCTTCAGTCAATCGAACAAACTCAGTAACTGGCTGCATGATTCTGAAAATGTTCAG ctgcagtgtgtgcaaGATTTGGTGGAAGAATGGATGTTTCCTTTTGAGAGCAGAGCTAAAGGAGGAGCAGTGGAACAGTTGGAACAATGTCTGACTCTCCTGAAAGTTAGG TGGCAGGAGGCAGTACAGTGTAAGAGTTCTGCAGAGCGGGAACGTGTTTGCCAGCAACTGTTTGTGGGGGGCCGTGAAGAATATGAGCTGCTGGAGGCCCTGAAGTTTTTGATGCTGAAGACAGTCATTCAGCTACACTCTGACATGCAAAAGGGCTCCAGGGTACCTGAGTTCTGCTGGCTACTTTTTGCCCGTGACACTTCCAAATGTCCCAGGAGCTTCCTCACTAATCATCTCAGACATGTGGGCTTCAGTGGAGGTCTGGAACAG GTGGAGATGTTTCTGCTCGGCTACTCCCTACAGCATACGCTTCAGGCCTTTCGGCTCTACAAGACAGACACCGAGGAGTTCATTACCTACTATCCAGATGACCACGAGACAGAGTGGCCTTGCCTCAGCCTGGTCACAGAAGACGATCGACACTATAATGTGCCTGTGCCTAAACAGTCCAAACTAGAATTGACAAAACATGACAAGGCAGTGATGCCCAAATGGAACAAGCCTTCATGTGGAACAGGAAAAACTACACTTCTGTAG
- the otulinb gene encoding OTU deubiquitinase with linear linkage specificity b isoform X4: MPSSIKAAPENEVKWSKEVSHLCQRYPEEMSATDIDNSEEDLYRAEEEIEQERQKKHTERQLSKAVSVPNSEDQISVSAPESLLSYSQREWKGKTNKSHLIRKGYEAVAQRFESLCRVRGDNYCALRATLFQLFSQSNKLSNWLHDSENVQLQCVQDLVEEWMFPFESRAKGGAVEQLEQCLTLLKVRWQEAVQCKSSAERERVCQQLFVGGREEYELLEALKFLMLKTVIQLHSDMQKGSRVPEFCWLLFARDTSKCPRSFLTNHLRHVGFSGGLEQVEMFLLGYSLQHTLQAFRLYKTDTEEFITYYPDDHETEWPCLSLVTEDDRHYNVPVPKQSKLELTKHDKAVMPKWNKPSCGTGKTTLL; this comes from the exons atgcCTTCAAGTATAAAAGCAGCTCCTGAGAACGAAGTCAAGTGGTCAAAAGAAGTTAGTCATCTGTGTCAGCGCTATCCAGAGGAGATGTCAGCCACAGACATAGATAACAG TGAGGAGGATCTGTACAGGGCAGAAGAGGAAATAGAACAGGAAAGACAGAAGAAGCATACGGAAAGACAGCTGTCAAAAGCAG ttTCCGTGCCTAATTCTGAGGACCAGATCAGTGTGTCAGCTCCGGAAAGTCTGCTCTCCTACAGTCAGAGAGAGTGGAaaggaaaaaccaacaaaaGTCACCTTATCAGAAAG GGATATGAAGCAGTAGCCCAAAGGTTTGAGAGCCTGTGCAGAGTACGAGGTGATAACTACTGCGCTCTGAGAGCGACCCTCTTTCAGCTCTTCAGTCAATCGAACAAACTCAGTAACTGGCTGCATGATTCTGAAAATGTTCAG ctgcagtgtgtgcaaGATTTGGTGGAAGAATGGATGTTTCCTTTTGAGAGCAGAGCTAAAGGAGGAGCAGTGGAACAGTTGGAACAATGTCTGACTCTCCTGAAAGTTAGG TGGCAGGAGGCAGTACAGTGTAAGAGTTCTGCAGAGCGGGAACGTGTTTGCCAGCAACTGTTTGTGGGGGGCCGTGAAGAATATGAGCTGCTGGAGGCCCTGAAGTTTTTGATGCTGAAGACAGTCATTCAGCTACACTCTGACATGCAAAAGGGCTCCAGGGTACCTGAGTTCTGCTGGCTACTTTTTGCCCGTGACACTTCCAAATGTCCCAGGAGCTTCCTCACTAATCATCTCAGACATGTGGGCTTCAGTGGAGGTCTGGAACAG GTGGAGATGTTTCTGCTCGGCTACTCCCTACAGCATACGCTTCAGGCCTTTCGGCTCTACAAGACAGACACCGAGGAGTTCATTACCTACTATCCAGATGACCACGAGACAGAGTGGCCTTGCCTCAGCCTGGTCACAGAAGACGATCGACACTATAATGTGCCTGTGCCTAAACAGTCCAAACTAGAATTGACAAAACATGACAAGGCAGTGATGCCCAAATGGAACAAGCCTTCATGTGGAACAGGAAAAACTACACTTCTGTAG